The Euphorbia lathyris chromosome 8, ddEupLath1.1, whole genome shotgun sequence genome has a window encoding:
- the LOC136202328 gene encoding beta-galactosidase-like has product MWKMLRGHFSIFLILIFSSSAIASVSYDHKAIIINGQRRILISGSIHYPRSTPEMWPGLIQKAKEAGLDVIQTYVFWNGHESSQGQYYFEDRYDIVKFIKLVQEAGLYVHLRIGPYVCAEWNYGGFPMWLKYVKGIQFRTDNGPFKAAMQTFTEKIVEIMKGERLFQPLGPIILSQIENEYGPVEWSIGAPGKAYTQWAASMAVGLNTGVPWVMCKQEDAPEPTISTCNGFYCEGFIPKGKNKPKMWTENWTGWFTEYGGAVPYRPPEDTAFSVARFIAAGGSFANYYMFHGGTNFGRTSGLFMVTSYDYDAPLDEYGLPNNPKYGHLKDLHKAIKLSEPALVAVDPTVTPLGKSQEAHVFQTNTACAAFLANYDTQNAIQVTFRNTKYWLPRWSISILPDCKTAVYNTARIGAQSTQMSMMPVFSGLQWQSHIDEVPTGYVAGTFTKDGLWEQKWITGDKSDYLWYLTNVDINANEGFLKSGKNPILTVNSAGHVLHVFINGQRAGTVYGSLERPQVRFSQGVKLLAGSNKIALLSVSVGLANIGIHFDDYNVGVLGPVTLQGLNQGTVDMSKWKWSYKIGMKGEDLRLFTSAGSSAVSWVGGPQLAKKQPLTWYKTTFNAPPGNDPVALYMGGMGKGEVWVNGRSIGRHWPEHIAQGKCGDCDYAGYFTDHKCQSQCGRPSQQWYHVPRAWLNPTGNLLVVFEEVGGDPTGVSVVKRSLGSVCDDIYDDQPELGNGKGLALVTPKAHLWCPAGQKISKIVFASYGWPLGRCGTFKQGKCHAQRSWEPFQKFCLGKPSCDVAVGPASFGGDPCPGSLKKLSVEVQCS; this is encoded by the exons ATGTGGAAAATGTTAAGAGGgcatttttcaatttttctaatacTAATTTTTAGTTCTTCTGCTATAGCTTCTGTAAGTTATGATCATAAAGCCATTATAATCAATGGCCAAAGAAGAATTCTTATTTCGGGATCCATTCACTACCCAAGAAGCACTCCTGAG ATGTGGCCAGGTCTCATTCAGAAAGCAAAAGAAGCAGGATTGGATGTTATACAAACTTATGTATTTTGGAATGGACATGAATCTTCTCAAGGACAA tattaTTTTGAGGATAGGTATGATATAGTGAAGTTCATCAAGCTAGTACAAGAAGCAGGCCTCTATGTTCATCTGAGGATTGGACCTTATGTTTGTGCAGAATGGAACTATGG AGGATTCCCTATGTGGCTTAAATACGTTAAAGGGATTCAATTTAGAACAGATAATGGCCCTTTCAAG GCCGCAATGCAAACTTTCACGGAGAAAATTGTCGAAATAATGAAGGGAGAAAGATTGTTTCAACCCCTAGGTCCTATAATTCTCTCTCAG ATTGAAAATGAATATGGACCAGTAGAATGGTCAATTGGTGCACCAGGAAAAGCTTATACACAATGGGCAGCTTCTATGGCAGTAGGTCTTAATACTGGAGTTCCATGGGTTATGTGTAAGCAAGAAGATGCCCCTGAGCCTACA ATTAGTACCTGCAATGGGTTTTACTGTGAAGGTTTCATACCAAAAGGCAAAAATAAACCGAAAATGTGGACGGAAAATTGGACTGGCTG GTTCACAGAATATGGTGGTGCAGTTCCTTACAGGCCACCAGAAGATACAGCATTTTCAGTTGCAAGGTTTATAGCAGCTGGTGGTTCATTTGCAAATTACTATATG TTCCATGGGGGAACAAATTTTGGCAGAACCTCGGGGCTTTTCATGGTCACTAGCTATGATTATGATGCTCCTCTTGACGAATATG GATTACCAAACAACCCGAAGTATGGACATTTGAAAGATTTGCATAAAGCTATCAAGCTAAGTGAACCTGCTCTAGTTGCTGTAGATCCCACAGTAACACCATTAGGGAAAAGTCAAGAG GCTCATGTTTTCCAGACAAATACAGCATGTGCAGCCTTCTTAGCCAACTATGACACACAAAATGCTATTCAAGTTACTTTCAGGAATACCAAGTACTGGCTACCTCGTTGGTCTATCAGTATTCTCCCCGATTGCAAGACTGCAGTTTACAACACTGCGAGA ATTGGTGCCCAAAGCACACAGATGTCTATGATGCCTGTTTTTAGTGGACTTCAATGGCAGTCTCATATTGATGAAGTCCCAACTGGTTATGTTGCTGGTACTTTTACTAAAGATGGGTTATGGGAACAAAAGTGGATTACTGGGGACAAATCAGACTATTTGTGGTACTTAACAAA TGTAGACATAAATGCTAATGAAGGATTTCTGAAGAGTGGGAAAAATCCCATTCTAACAGTTAATTCGGCTGGGCATGTTTTGCATGTTTTCATCAATGGTCAACGAGCAG GAACTGTGTATGGATCATTGGAGCGTCCTCAAGTTAGATTTAGCCAGGGTGTGAAGTTGTTAGCTGGCTCTAACAAGATTGCTCTGTTGAGTGTTTCTGTTGGTCTGGCG AATATCGGTATCCATTTCGATGACTATAATGTTGGGGTTCTGGGTCCAGTCACTTTGCAAGGACTGAATCAAGGGACAGTAGACATGTCAAAATGGAAATGGTCTTACAAG ATTGGTATGAAGGGTGAAGATTTACGCCTATTTACATCTGCTGGGTCTTCAGCAGTCAGTTGGGTAGGAGGACCACAACTGGCTAAAAAACAACCACTAACATGGTACAAG ACTACATTTAATGCACCACCAGGCAATGACCCAGTAGCTTTATATATGGGTGGCATGGGAAAAGGTGAGGTATGGGTAAATGGTCGAAGCATAGGGCGGCATTGGCCTGAACACATAGCCCAAGGAAAATGTGGAGATTGTGATTATGCAGGATATTTCACCGATCATAAATGTCAAAGTCAATGTGGAAGGCCCTCTCAACAATG GTATCATGTCCCACGAGCATGGTTGAACCCTACAGGGAATCTTCTAGTTGTGTTTGAAGAAGTGGGTGGCGATCCTACTGGAGTTTCTGTGGTTAAAAGGAGTTTAGGAAGTGTTTGTGATGATATATATGATGATCAGCCAGAGCTAGGAAACGGGAAGGGATTAGCCCTGGTCACACCCAAAGCCCACTTGTGGTGCCCAGCAGGCCAGAAAATATCTAAGATTGTGTTTGCTAGCTATGGATGGCCTCTGGGGAGATGCGGTACCTTCAAACAGGGGAAGTGCCATGCTCAACGTTCGTGGGAACCTTTCCAGAAG TTCTGTCTTGGGAAGCCATCATGTGATGTAGCTGTTGGGCCTGCAAGTTTTGGGGGGGATCCATGTCCAGGAAGCCTAAAGAAGCTTTCAGTCGAGGTTCAGTGCAGCTAA